gtttgttttaattttttgtttNNNNNNNNNNNNNNNNNNNNNNNNNNNNNNNNNNNNNNNNNNNNNNNNNNNNNNNNNNNNNNNNNNNNNNNNNNNNNNNNNNNNNNNNNNNNNNNNNNNNNNNNNNNNNNNNNNNNNNNNNNNNNNNNNNNNNNNNNNNNNNNNNNNNNNNNNNNNNNNNNNNNNNNNNNNNNNNNNNNNNNNNNNNNNNNNNNNNNNNNNNNNNNNNNNNNNNNNNNNNNNNNNNNNNNNNNNNNNNNNNNNNNNNNNNNNNNNNNNNNNNNNNNNNNNNNNNNNNNNNNNNNNNNNNNNNNNNNNNNNNNNNNNNNNNNNNNNNNNNNNNNNNNNNNNNNNNNNNNNNNNNNNNNNNNNNNNNNNNNNNNNNNNNNNNNNNNNNNNNNNNNNNNNNNNNNNNNNNNNNNNNNNNNNNNNNNNNNNNNNNNNNNNNNNNNNNNNNNNNNNNNNNNNNNNNNNNNNNNNNNNNNNNNNNNNNNNNNNNNNNNNNNNNNNNNNNNNNNNNNNNNNNNNNNNNNNNNNNNNNNNNNNNNNNNNNNNNNNNNNNNNNNNNNNNNNNNNNNNNNNNNNNNNNNNNNNNNNNNNNNNNNNNNNNNNNNNNNNNNNNNNNNNNNNNNNNNNNNNNNNNNNNNNNNNNNNNNNNNNNNNNNNNNNNNNNNNNNNNNNNNNNNNNNNNNNNNNNNNNNNNNNNNNNNNNNNNNNNNNNNNNNNNNNNNNNNNNNNNNNNNNNNNNNNNNNNNNNNNNNNNNNNNNNNNNNNNNNNNNNNNNNNNNNNNNNNNNNNNNNNNNNNNNNNNNNNNNNNNNNNNNNNNNNNNNNNNNNNNNNNNNNNNNNNNNNNNNNNNNNNNNNNNNNNNNNNNNNNNNNNNNNNNNNNNNNNNNNNNNNNNNNNNNNNNNNNNNNNNNNNNNNNNNNNNNNNNNNNNNNNNNNNNNNNNNNNNNNNNNNNNNNNNNNNNNNNNNNNNNNNNNNNNNNNNNNNNNNNNNNNNNNNNNNNNNNNNNNNNNNNNNNNNNNNNNNNNNNNNNNNNNNNNNNNNNNNNNNNNNNNNNNNNNNNNNNNNNNNNNNNNNNNNNNNNNNNNNNNNNNNNNNNNNNNNNNNNNNNNNNNNNNNNNNNNNNNNNNNNNNNNNNNNNNNNNNNNNNNNNNNNNNNNNNNNNNNNNNNNNNNNNNNNNNNNNNNNNNNNNNNNNNNNNNNNNNNNNNNNNNNNNNNNNNNNNNNNNNNNNNNNNNNNNNNNNNNNNNNNNNNNNNNNNNNNNNNNNNNNNNNNNNNNNNNNNNNNNNNNNNNNNNNNNNNNNNNNNNNNNNNNNNNNNNNNNNNNNNNNNNNNNNNNNNNNaaactaataaaacaaaaaattaaaacaaacgtaacaaaattaattgaaaataaaaagttaaaatataattacttataaaataaactaaaaaaataaaaataggaaacggatgtcgacatccgtcgacggatagCGACATCCGTTTCGGTGCCTGTCTTCTTCCTCAATGCACACAACACAGAGATGACAGAACTCAAACAAAAACACCAACCAGACAAAGTTACCCAATCCTACACTACACATTGCAtacgtttaaaaaaaagaagaaattaaaagaaactaacctgtCGAAGCAAGAACCACCGCCTCGCACCGCCGCAACACCCGCTGCACCAGCACCCTCTGCGCAGCAACCACAACCGCATCGCCCAACAGCACCAGGCCGCACAAACAGAACCTTCGAGGagtgggagagtgagagttgcagagcgtttggaggaggagcgtttcaaaagctttggtggggtGGGGGTGAGAATACAAAGAGGAATCTGAGTCTGTGTGTGTTTTTGACTGAGGCAGACCCTAAAAGAGGTAGGGTAGGTTAAATAGGGGTAAaacggtaaaaaaaaaaaaaaacataaaggttaattttgtatttaaaaaaaagtccaaAAAAATTGGAGGGTGGGGGTTGGAACTGGGGAagtacagggagtaactcccttTAGTTATTAGGAAATTATCTgacaaaacatttttaattattttttttttaaatttgaagagtttttttttttctatttgtttttaaaataaaaagtttcaatttttatactttatgtCACACtgttcatttaaatattaattgtttacaGTATATGCTCAAAAACCTTCTAAaagttttgtaaattttttttgaaaaagacaTATTGCTATACTCACTTCATCATTTTAACTCCATTATTGAAGACATGAATTATACTATATGATaggtttattttatgttattttttattaagtactTCTTATATTACATTACATTAGTTTAACTACCACAGTACTTAATACAAAAATACGATGACTATAAGGGtatgctatttttatttttattttggaactTGAGTGAgaacatttaaaatatgaaataagatGAATTGTATATACACAAAATGCAAAAGGTATATAATGGTTGAGAAtgaaaaaggtaattaaaacaaaattctttaaactaatttttaaatagttgaaaataaatagaaaaactaaacaataaaCGTTCCAAAagtattaagtatttaaaattaaaatttaaacatagaAAATGTCTAACCCAATATGTTAAGTGAATAGCTTTAAGCTTTCAAGCCTTTAGGTAGTTAACTAGCTTCTAATACTTTCAGTAAACTTCTACTTAcatatgttaaaaatagttaatgatAAAAGTAACGATTACGCAAAATTCAAACATAGATTTTgatcaacaacaataataataatattcatatataaaatcctttttttcaaatattaaataactgAGTTTTGCacttaagtttttattttctattaaacttataattaacagatgtttctttttaaaattgatattagaAGGCTTGAATCAGTTTCACCCAAAATAGCAATAACAGAAAGCTCTTCTTTATATAAGTTTGAGGATACAATACAACAATCAGATACAGAAAACGCACAACACTCACAAACTGTGGCAACGCAAGGATCGAACATGCATTGAATAAGAAGGGTTTATTTCTGCACGCAACACACCAAAACCaggatatgtatatatattaacttgCATGGCATGGCTTCACACTGATGGAAATCTCTAAGGGCACTTGCGTCTGTCACCGTGGGTGGTGAGACTGGCATAGCAGGGACACACTTCTTGGTTACCGGCAGTTCCCGGTGGTACGCAGTTGCAGCGTCTGCAGCAGGTTCCACAAGCTCTGTGACACATGAGCTGACGAGATGCTAAACGGCACCTCGCACCACATGCAGCGTTACAATCTGTAAAAATCAACTCAAGTTCAAAATCctattcatttcaaataatcaaaaataGGTATATGAAATTATGTATAGTAGATCTTCCTGAATTTCATCagaatatatattcaaaattaagaaaacaacaACGATGCAGATCATGCAATACCTATCTGCTGAACAAGAGAACCCTGGGTCTGTGCGTGCACCTGCGGTTTCTCAAGAAGACGATAAATCAGTTAACTAACTATAAAAAGAGTGCAGAAggagtattttaaaatacacaGAATGAATGagtaaagaaataaaggaagaagcggcatctttaattttaatcacCGTTTGATGAGCTTGAAGTAGATGGAAGAGGAGAAAGGATAGCAGAAGGGATGCGAGTAGAAGCTTTGAGAGAGGCATGGTTAGATTATTGGAAGAGGTGTTTtacttgaaaatgaaaagtgcATGGCATGTGAAATTGGACCCTTTATTTATAGTTGAAAGATAAATAGTTTACGAGCTTTTTTTCTCAATGGAATTTACTTAATTTTCAAAGAGTGGGATACTGTTTGTTGTGATGCGACGCGGAAGAGACATGAAATTGAAAGTGGTGAAAGAAAAGAGCTTCGGGAAGCATAAAAAAACAGGCGACAAAGTGCTTTTGCTTCGTCTCATAAACTTGCTAAACATATTACTAACATGGCAAAGCTTTTGGATGGATAACGCAATGCAACAAACATAACGCAAACGGTATGAGAGAAAAGAGTTTACATTTACGTAAGCTTTTTGGGTGCAACGGAAGCGTGGGAGAATGATATAGTGATAGCAGTGATAGAATTTGATTACGCATGCACTACAGAGTGCATTATTGGGTGGAAGATATATTGTATGGAATTGAATGGAAGGGTTTTGGTTTGATGAAGGATTATAATTATTGGGTGGAAGATATATTTGTCAAGTGGCTCACCGCCAACTATGGCTTTGGAAGATGGTGATGTGTGAATCTGGGAAGAGaaagtagaaaataaagtaaCCTGAAATATAGGAAAAGGGTTACAGAACACAACGCAATCCTTACAGCTGTCTATGCTTTGCTACCACAGCTGTTACATGATTATATCAGATTATCTTTTCTCTATTTGTTCCTCTAAATTGGTTAGATGATTCGTTGAGTGTAATTCCAGGACTCTTATTACTGTTAATTATAAAGGaataaattaacaaatgaaaataatgaatacaaaagttttaaaataataaaataaagtcacgTAGGTTATATTACAGGAGGTTTAATACAAATGACTCAACTACATTTACCAAATAATGAGATAGAATAAGTATATATTTGGTTTGATACTAGATAAAGTCAAACATGAAtctaacatatttatttttcacattcaaGGTAAAACTACTCAggttaatttgtattttaaatatactaagTTATTCAAATAACGAACTTGTTTGAACACATTTTACCTACTGAACAACAACAAATGGAAAGTGAGATAgaacaaaacaatcaaaattcATATCATTGAAGAATACATCGTTCACATATATCAACTATATGTTTGCATATCACAGTCAAGTGTTAAGCacgcataaaaattaaaataataaaaatgagtttttttaaactaaaaaggtaaacttaacttaattttagagaccaatataattaaataattttacaaagatTGAAAAACAAAGAACCCAGTTATATAATGAAGAAcctattattttcatttcctCCTTCGACCACTCTTCTACTCCTTTCacaatcttttccttttccaaaccaacatttgatattttgatatatgttaACTACTAATTAATACTAGAACTCTGATATCTTGACActcttttgaataaaaaaaaatcatttaacaactctaaaatattagtattttaatttaatcttttttttttaatttaaggtactaatatatatatatattatgttattaaaacaATTGTAAGGTGAGTGTAATTTTAGTGGATGAGTGTCAAACTACTTTTTCTTAATACTAACTTGAAGAACTgatcaaaacaaaagataaattaaaatttcagaaAGTTACAGGTGTAGTACATTCTCAACTCAAATTCACCCAGTGACGCGTATACATAACACATGAAACTCCTCTGGCTGCTATATCTATTCTGATTTTCTGAGTGCCACAAGCCAAAGGCTTGCTCAACTTGAGGAATCTGAGAAGGAATGTCAAAATTACACCACTCCGGCAGGAAGTCGAACAACAAGTTGTCCTCCGACAAGACTGCACTCAAGGAAGAATGAAAAGCGTTAGAAAGTAGACAAAGAGCATATTAAGATATTGCATATTCTTTGAATTTTACTATCCACCTCTTGACGTAGTAGTAGCAAAAATCTGCCAGGATGAAAGTTTGAACAATTTCTGATAGAAGAACAAATGAAGGCCACAATCCGTAACCCAACGCAGTTAGTAGACGTCCACGAGTATCTATTACCTGAGGAAGACAAAGCAGTCATTTTCTTGATCACACAATCGGTTGAAATGAACTAAACAATTACTCacaggaaaagaagaaaaaaatgaatcaagAAGGTAAATGAATCAAATTTCTTGCATGAGTTAAAGTTCATCATTCActtcaactttttcaaaagCTCGTTCATCTAACTTGTTTATAGTCACCGGTTATGAACATGATAGAGAAGGTAACCAAAACCGGGTTAAACCATATGGTTGGCAAATCATTGGATATTAAAGGTTGAGAAGGTCAAAAGATATAGCTGGCAAGCAAAAGGTCTCGATGCCAAAACTCTTATGCAACAACTCTCCTTAGAACCCTCGGAACCTTATTGCCGGGCGggtaaattagtttaaaataagaatGTCGTACAGAAACATTCAAGCAAATACTACTAATAAAGTATGCATAATTCAAGGTTCTAAATatgaaaattctccaaatcACAAATTTACAGCACACtaggatatatccgtatatgtATTTCAAGAATTAGGTGATAAAAAAACTTGGAGAAGTTCAAAATTAGACAAACCTGGAGAACCCAATGTGCACAACTCAAGAACCTTGCAACTCCCAGGGCAAAAAC
This DNA window, taken from Vigna radiata var. radiata cultivar VC1973A chromosome 5, Vradiata_ver6, whole genome shotgun sequence, encodes the following:
- the LOC106761665 gene encoding gibberellin-regulated protein 1; its protein translation is MPLSKLLLASLLLSFLLFHLLQAHQTVHAQTQGSLVQQIDCNAACGARCRLASRQLMCHRACGTCCRRCNCVPPGTAGNQEVCPCYASLTTHGDRRKCP